GGCGCTCGCGGAGCGGATCGAGACGTGGCAGCAGGGCGGACGGCGCGGCGGCGGCGGGCTGGTGCGCGCCTGTCTGCGCCTGGCCGCCCCGGCCGACGCCGCCTCGTTCGGCGGGCCGGCGGCCGAGCCCGAGGACGGCGACGGGTGGCGGCTGGAGCTGCTGCTGCAGTCGCAGGAGGACCCGTCGCTGGTCGCGGATGCGGCGGAGGTCTGGCGGCTGGACGGCAACGCGCTGCTGTTCGCCGAGGCGGGCATCGACCCGCAGGCCGAGCTGCTGGCCGGGCTGGGGCGGGCCGCGCAGGAGTATCCGACGCTCGCCAGGGCGCTGCGCGATCCCGCGCCGGTCGCGGTGGCGCTGGACGCGGACGGGGCGCTGGCGTTCCTGCGTACGCACGCCGGGGCGGTGGCCGCCGCCGGGGTCGGCGTGCTGCTCCCGGCCTGGTGGAGCGGGCCGCGCCCGCAGCTCGGGCTGCGGCTGACCGCGCAGACCCCGCCGCAGCCCGGCCGCGTCGCCAAGGACTCCGAGCTGGGCCTGGACACCATCGTCGAGTACGCCTGGCAGGTCGCCCTCGGCGACGACGTGCTGACCGAGGCCGAGCTGACCGCGCTGGCCGCCGCGAAGACACCGCTGGTGCGGGTGCGCGGTCAGTGGGTCGAGGTGGACCAGCGCCGCCTCGCCGACGGCCTCAAGCGGCTGGCCCGCACCCGGCAGCGCGGCATGACCGCGCGCGACGTGCTCAAGGCGGGACTGCTCGGCGACGACGCCGACGCCGGGCTGCCGCTGGTCGGCGTCACCGCGACGGGCTGGCTGGGCGGCCTGCTGCACGGCGCCGACGGCGCGTACGCCGCGCTGCCCACGCCCGACGGCTTCGGCGCGGCGCTGCGGCCATACCAGGAAAGGGGTCTGGGCTGGCTGTCCTTCATGGACGGGCTCGGCCTGGGCGCGGTGCTCGCCGACGACATGGGCCTGGGCAAGACCATCCAGGTGCTCGCCCTGCTGGAACGGGAACGCCAGACCGGCGCCACCGGCCCGACGCTGCTGATCTGCCCGATGTCGCTGGTCGCCAACTGGCAGCGCGAGGCGGCGCGGTTCGCGCCGAAGCTGGCCGTGCACGTGCACCACGGCGCCGAGCGGCTCACCGGCGAGCAGTTCCGCGACGCCGTCGCCGGGGTGGACCTGGTCCTGACGACGTACGCCCTCGCCCTGCGCGACCAGGCGGAGCTGGCCGAGGTCGGCTGGCGGCGCATCGTGGTCGACGAGGCCCAGGCGATCAAGAACGCGGCGGCCAAGCAGTCCCGGGCCATCCGCGCCCTGCCCGCACCTCGGCGCATCGCGCTGACCGGCACGCCCGTGGAGAACCGGCTCGCCGACCTGCACTCGATCCTGGAGTTCGCCAGCCCGGGGCTGCTCGGCAGCACGGAGACGTTCAAGCGGCGCTTCGCGGTGCCGATCGAGCGGGACGGCGACGAGGCCGCCGCCGCGCGGCTGCGCCAGGTCACCGGCGCGTTCCTGCTGCGGCGGGTCAAGACCGACCCGACGATCATCTCCGACCTGCCCGAGAAGATCGAGATGACGGTCGCCTGCAACCTCACCCGCGAGCAGGCCGCCCTCTACCAGAGCGTGCTCGACGACATGATGGCCCAGATCGAGGCCGCCGAGGGCATCGACCGGCGCGGGCTGATCCTGGCCACGCTGACCAAGCTCAAGCAGGTCTGCAACCACCCCGCCCAGCTGCTCAAGGACGGCTCCCGCATCGCCGGGCGGTCCGGCAAGGTGGCCCGGGTCGAGGAGATCTGCGAGGAGGTCCTCGCCGCCGGCGAGAAGGTGCTGCTGTTCACGCAGTTCGCCGAGTTCGGCGGGATGCTGGCCGAGCACCTGGCGGCCCGGTTCGGGCAGGCGGTGCCGTTCCTGCACGGCGGGGTGGACAAGAAGACCCGCGACCGTATGGTCGTGTCGTTCCAGGAGCCCGCCGGGCCGAGCCTGTTCGTGCTCTCGCTGAAGGCGGGCGGCGTCGGGCTCAACCTGACCGCCGCCAACCACGTCATCCACGTCGACCGCTGGTGGAACCCGGCCGTCGAGGACCAGGCCACCGACCGCGCGTTCCGCATCGGCCAGCGCCGGAACGTGCAGGTACGCAAGCTGCTGTGCGCGGGCACGCTGGAGGAGCGCATCGACGCCGTCCTCCAGCAGAAGAAGGCGCTCGCCGAGGCCACCGTCGGCACCGGCGAGGCGTGGCTGACCGAGCTGTCCACCCAGGCCCTGCGCGAGCTGGTCACCCTGGCCCGCGACGCGGTCGTCGAGTAGGAGGCACCCCGATGGCCCGCCGCCCCAGCACCGGCCCGCACGGCTCCGACATGGACGCCGGGCGGGCCGTCCGCGGCTTCGATCCCGACGGCGACGCCGGGTCCGGCGACTTCGACCCGTTCGCCGACGAGCCGGACGCCACGGCACACCCCGACGACGCCGAGGATCCCGGGGGTGGGGCGGAGCAGCGCGGGTGGGGCTGGTTCCCCGTGTCCAAGCCGCGGCTGCCCGCCGACGGCATCAAGGCCCGCAGCCAGCGCGGCGCCATCGCCACCACCTGGTGGTCGCGCCGCTTCCTCGCCGCGATCGAGACGCCCGAGACCGCGAGCCGGCTCACCCGCGGCAAGTCGTACGCGCGCACCGGCCAGGTCCTGTCGCTCACGATCGACCACGCGGAGGTGCGGGCCGCCGTCCAGGGTTCCCGGCCGAAGCCCTACGCCGTCTACCTCACGGTTCCGATCTACCGCCCCGCCGAACAGGAGCGGATCGTCGCCGCGCTCGCCGGGCAGGCCGCCTTCAGCGCCGCCCTCCTGGCCGGGCGGATGCCCGAGGAAATCGAAGAAGTGTTTCGGCCGCTGCGGCTGTCGCTCTTCCCCGCCATGCACGAGCTGGACATCGACTGCTCCTGCCCCGACTGGGGCAATCCGTGCAAGCACGCCGCCGCGGTCTGCTTCCTGCTGGCGGAGCGCTTCGACGCGGACCCGTTCGACATCCTGCGGTGGCGCGGCCTGCCCCGCGAGGAGCTGCTGGACGGGCTGCGCGAGCACCGCGCTCAGCGAATCGGCACCCTGCCGCCCGAGCTGCCCCCGCCGAGGACGGCGCCGATACGGAGCTGGGCGGGTTCTGGGACGCCGGGGAGCTGCCGCCGCTGCCGCCCGTCCCGGACCTGCCCGCCGACCACGTGCTCCGCCGCCTCGGCCCGACCGGGATCGCGGTACGCGGAGTCGACCTGGCGACGCTGCTGGCCCCGGCCTACGAGGCGATGGCCGCCGCACGCCATCTCGCTGCCGACGACACCGCCGACCGATAACCGACCACCTCCGCCGAGCCGGACCGGGTCGGACCGGGCCCGGCCGGGTCGGACCGGGCCCGGCCGGGTCGGACCGGGCCCGGCCGGGTCTGGTCGGGTCGGGTCCGGCCGGGTCGGGTCGGGTCGGGTCCGGCCGGGTCGGGTCCGCGTCGGCGGCGACGAAAGGCCAGGTCAGAGCGCTGCGCTGGGCCGACCCATTGCGACGGCCCGCTGAAGATCGCTGTTTTGTGTCAAAACCCTTGGTCAGACCACAGGTTCTGACACGAGACAGCGATCATGGTCGGAAGCGCCACGGCCCGAGGCGCCGCGCCACGGCCCGAGGCGGCGCGCCACGGCGCGAGGGCGGCGTGAGCCGTCGCGCACGGCACGGCGGGAGCCGGTGCCGCCGCGCCGTCAGCGGTCGGCGAGGACGCCCTGGTGGTGGATGGGGCCGGGAACGTCGGTGAGGGTGGCGCCGGTGCCGCCCCAGCGGACGGCGATGATCTCGGCGGCGATGCTCACGGCGGTCTCCTCCGGCGTGCGCGCACCCAGGTCCAGGCCGATCGGCGCGCGCAGGCGGCCCAGTTCGGCCTCCGTCATGCCGTGCTCGCGCAGCCGGGCGGTCCGGTCGTCGTGGGTGCGGCGGGAGCCCATCGCGCCGACGTACGCCACCGGCAGCCGCAGTGCCACCTCCAGCAGCGGCACGTCGAACTTCGGGTCGTGGGTGAGCACGCACAGCACCGTGCGCTCGTCCACGCGCCCGGCGGCGGCCTCGCCCGCCAGGTAGCGGTGCGGCCACTGCACCACCACCTCGTCGGCGGCCGGGAAGCGCCGGGTCGTCGCGAACACCGGCCGCGCGTCGCACACGGTGACGTGATAGCCGAGGAAGCGCCCGATCCGGGCCACCGCGGCGGCGAAGTCGATCGCCCCGAACACGATCATGCGGGCGGGCGGCGCGTACGCGTTCACGAACACCGTGATCGCGTCGCCGCGCCGCTCCCCGTCCACGCCGTAGTGCAGCATCCCGGTCCGCCCGGCGGCCAGCAGCCCCCGGGCGTCGTCGGCGACGGCGTCGTCGAGGCGGGGCGAGCCGAACGAGCCCGCCGTGCCCCGCTCCCACACCACCAGGCGACGGCCGTAGCGCGGCGAGTCCGCCGGCTCGACGCAGGTCGCCACGGCCACCGGCCGGCCCTCGCGAATCGCCGCGGCCACCTCGCCGAGCTGCGGGAACGTCTCGCGGGAGACCTGCTCGACGAACACCTCGATGGTGCCGCCGCAGGTCAGCGCGGCGGCGTAGGCGTCCTCGTCGCTGATCCCGTAGCGCTCCAGCGCGGGCGCCGCAGCCGGGTCGGCGGCGACCTGCTGAGCGATCTCGTACACGGCGGCCTCGACGCAGCCGCCGGAGACACTGCCGACGGCCTCCCCGCCCGGCCCGACGAGCATCGCGGCGCCGGGGCGGCGGGGCGCGGACTGCCAGGTCCGCACCACCGTCGCCAGGCCCGTCGTCGCGCCCTGTGCCCACCAGCGGAGCAGGTCGTCGAGCACGTCACGCATGAGGCACGTCCACGTCCGCCCCGTCGGAGACGTCGTCGCAGGGCACCGTCTCGACCTCGTGCCGGGCCAGGTACGGCCGGGCGCCGACGTCGCCGACGGCCAGCTCCGCCGCCCCGGCCCAGTGGTCCCGGCCGAGCAGCACGGGGTGCCCGCCGTCCCCGCCGTAGGTGGCGACGCGCAGGGTCGCCGGTCCGGCCCCGGCCCCGACCCGGCGCACCGCCTCGGCGGTGATCCCCGGGGTGTCCACCAGCAGCACCACCACAGCGTCCACCTGCGTGGGCAGGGCCGCCAACCCGGCCCGCAGCGACGAACCCATCCCGCTGGGCCAGTCCTCGTTCACCACGACCAGCGCCCCGGGCAGCTGCGGTGCCCGTTCGGCGCCCGCGCCGAGCACCACCACCACCGGGTCGCAGTCGCCCTCACGCAGCGTGCGCAGCCCGCGCTGCACCATCATCTCTCCGTCGCCCGGCACCGGCGCGTACGCCTTGGGCATCCCGTAGCGCCGGCCCGCCCCCGCGGCGAGCAGCAATCCCCCGACGGCCATGCTTCATCCTCCCCCTGCCTCCCGATCCGCCCACTGTGCGGCGAGCCTCTCCCGGGCGCCGGCCGTCAGGCTGCCGTACAGGCGCAGCCGGGCCATGCCGCCGTCGGGGTAGATGTCCAGGCGCACCTCGCCCACCGGCCCGTCGTGGGCGAGCCGGAACCGGTGGCGGGTGTCGGGCTGCAGCCGGACCCGGGGCAGCAGCGGCTCGCCGTCGCCGCCGGTCAGCCGCGCCCAGCCCGGGGCGTTGCCCTTGAAGTGCGAGGTGTCCAGCTCGGCCAGGCGGATCACGCCCGGCGCGGCCAGGCGTACCCGCACCCAGTCGTTGCCGTCGTCGCGGCGCCGCCGCGTCTCCCAGCCCTCGCCCATGCTCGCGGCCAGGCCCGGCAGCAGCAGGTTGCCGGGCGAGCCGTAGAAGCGGTCGCTGCAGTCGGTGACCCGCCCACCGATCTCGGCCGCGGCCAGGTCGCACGTGTCGGGCAGCAGCTCGGGGTCGGGCACGGGCTCGCCGTACACGCGCAGCCGGGCGACCCCGCCGTCGGGGTGGATGGTGAGCCGGACGTGGGTGACCACGCGGCCCGCGCTGACGGTGAACCGGTTGCGCGTGTCGCCGTGCAGCGCCGCGCGCTCGACCAGGGGAAACCAGTCGGCCCCGGCCAGCTCGTCAGGGGACGGGTAGCCGGGCAGGCGGCAGCCCTCCACCGCCGCCTCGGGCGGATAGTTGCCGGTGAAGAACGCGGTGTCGACGACGACGCCGTGCACGACGCCGGGCACGCCGAGCCGGAGCACGGCGTGGTCCTGGCCGGGCTCGCGACGGCGGCGGGTCTCCCAGCCGTCGTACACCTGGCCCTTCGCGCCGAAGGTGCGCGGCGTGAAGGTGGGCGCCCACGGGTTGATCAGGTTGTCGCGCTCGGCGAAGAACTCGTCGTTGGCCGCGACGACGCTGCCCCCGACGTTGCGCGAGGCCAGATCCAGCAGCTCCTCGAAGGTCACGCGCTCGCCTCCCTCTGCTCGGCGGTCACGGGCGGCCCCGTTCGAGCAGGCGGCCGATCGGTTCGGCGCCGGCGAGGCGTCCGCGCAGCCACGTGTCGCGGACCACGCCGCGCAGCTTACGGCCGTGGTACGGCGAAACGTGGTGCCGGTGCAGCAGCGTGGCGGCGTCCACCGTGAACTCGGCGTCGGCGTCGAAGGCGACCAGGTCGGCGTCGGCGCCCTCGGCGATGCGCCCCTTGCGGCCCAGGCCGACCAGGTCGGCGGTGTTGGCGGCCATCCAGCGCACCACGTCCGCCAGGCTGTGCCCGCGCCGCCGCGCCGCCGTCCACACCAGCGGCAGGCCGAGCTGCACCGACGCGATGCCGCCCCAGGCGCTGCCGAAGTCGCCGCGCTTCAGCTCCGGCGGGCACGGCGAGTGGTCCGACACCACGCAGCCGATCAGCCCGTCGGCCAGCGCCTCCCACAGCGCGTCCTGGTGGGACCGGTCCCGGATCGGCGGGCAGCACTTGTACTGCGTCGCCCCGTCGGGCACGTCGGCCGCGTCGAGCACGAGATAGTGCGGGCAGGTCTCGGCGGTGACCCGGACGCCCTCGCGCCGGGCGGCGGCGAGCAGTGGCAGCGCGTCGGCGGCGGCCAGGTGCAGGATGTGCACCCGGGCCCCGGTGTGCCGGGCCGCCTCGATCGCCGCGGCGACGGCGCTCGCCTCGGCCCGCGCCGGGCGGGACGCGACGAAGTCGGCGAAGTGCGCGCCGTGCGCCTCGGTGACCAGCGCCGGGTCCTCGGCGTGCACCACGAACAGCGCGTCCACGGCGGCCAGCGCGTCGGCCAGCCCCGCCGGGTCCAGCGGCGGGAACTCGGGCACGCCCGAGTCGATGAGGAACGCCTTGAACCCGAACACGCCCTGTTCGTGCAGCGCGGGCAGCGACTTCAGGTTGCCCGGCACGGCGCCGCCCCAGAAGCCGACGTCCACATAACACTGCTCGGCCGCCGCGGCCCGTTTCACCCACAGGGCGTGCGGGTCCACGGTGGGCGGGATCGAGTTCAGCGGCATGTCGACGATCGTGGTGACGCCGCCCGCCGCGGCGGCCCGGGTGGCGGTGTCGAAGCCCTCCCACTCGGTGCGGCCGGGTTCGTTGACGTGCACGTGGGTGTCGACGAGGCCGGGCAGCAGCGCGCACTCCGCGAGGTCGATCACGTCGTGGCCGGTCAGCGCCTGGTGCCCGGCGACGGTGGCGATCACGCCGTCCCGGATGCCGACGTCGGCGGGCTGCTCGCCGCCGGGCAGCAGCGTCCGGCGCGAGCGGAGGATGAGATCGTAGTTCACAGCCCGTCCAGCATATATCGATCGACGCCGAATTCGCCGGAGTCCAGCGCGCCGCATTCGAGCGCGCGTCGCAGGAATCCGGCCAGGGCCCGCGCCGTCGCGGGTTCGTCCAGGTAGCCGGTGTCGCGGGCGCCGCTGTCGCGCTGCGCGGCGCTGTCGCGGCCGGCCAGCCACGCCCGCAGCCGCGTCGCGGCGGCCGGGGCACCCTCCCGGAAGAAGGCGTACGCCGCCGCGTAGCGCGTCGGCAGCTGCGCCGGGTGCAGGTCCCAGCCCTGGTAGAAGCCGCGCTCCAGGCTCCGGCGGACCAGCCGCAGGTGCAGCGCCCACGCGGCGTGCACGGCGGCGGTGCCGCCGACGGGCAGCACGTTGGTCGAGCCGTCCGCGACGCGTACGCCCGTGCCCGCCGCCGCGACCTGCATGACCGCCTTGGCGTGGTCGGCCGCGGGATGCTCCATCGACTGGTACGCCGCCGCGATGCCCAGCGCCGCCGAGTAGTCGTACGTGCCGTAGTGCAGCCCCGTACAGCGGCCCTGGGCGGCGTGGATCATCGCGGGCAGCGGGCACCGGCCGTCCGGCCCGAGCACCGCCTGCGGCATCTCCACCTGCAGCTCGAAACGCAGCTGCCCGGCGGCGGGTTCGAGCAGGCGGCACAGCCACACCATGGCCTCGACCTGCTCCACCGAGCTGACCTTGGGCAGCGTGATCACGAAGCCGGGCGGGATGGTGCCCAGTGCGTCGAGGAACCGCTCCAGCGTGCGCACCGCCCGCGCCCGGGTGTCGGCCTCCAGGCTCTTGATCCGGATGCCGCAGAACGGCGCCGGGCGTCCCGCGATGAACGCGGCCATGGCGCGGGCGTGCGCGTCCTCGGTGGCGTCCTCGCGGCGGCCGTAGCCGTCCTCGAAGTCGACCCGCAAGTCCTCGATCGGCTCCGTCGCCAGCTTCCGGCCGATCCGCTCGTGCAGCTCGTCCGGGTAGGGCAGCCCGTGCTCGGACAGCGCGGCCAGCGCCTGCTCGCCCCAGCGCCGGGCCAGTCCGGTGCGCACCCGGTCGGCGGGCACGTACACGGTGTGCAGCGGCTGGCGCCCGGCCGGCTCGCCGGGCCACCGGTCGCGCAGCACGCCGTCGGCCACGGCCAGCCGCCGGTCCAGCTCGGGCAGCGGCACCCGGCTCGTCCCGTCGCGCGGCTCCCGGGGCACCCCCAGGAACTCTCCGGCCGGTGCCGACATCAGTCGATCAGCTCGCCGGCCGGCAGGGTCAGGAACTCGGTGAAGTCGTCGGCCAGCGCCACCTGCTCGAAGAGCTTGCGGGCGGTGGCGAAGTCCGGCCCGAGCGTGGCCATCTCCGCCTCGATCAGCTGCTCCAGCAGCTCGCGGGTGATCGGGGTGCCGTCGTCGAGCGCCGCCCCGTTGTGCATCCACTGCCACAGCTGGGAGCGGGAGATCTCGGCGGTGGCGGCGTCCTCCATCAGGTTGTTGATGGCCGCCGCGCCGTTGCCGTTGAGCCAGGACTGGATGTACCGGATGCCGACGTCGATGTTGGTGCGCAGGCCGGCGCGCGTGATCGCGCCCGGCACCGTGCTCACGTCGAGCAGGTCGTTCGCGTCCACGTGCACGTCCGCCCGCTGCCGGTCGAGCTGGTTCGGCTGCCCGCCGAGCGCCTTCTCGAAGACCTCCAGGCAGACCGGCACCAGGTCCGGGTGGGCCACCCAGGAGCCGTCGAAGCCGTCGGCGGCCTCGCGCTCCTTGTCCTGGCGCACCTTGGCCAGCGCGGTCGCGGTGACCTCCGGGTCGCGCCGGTTCGGGATGAACGCCGCCATGCCGCCCATCGCGAACGCGCCCCGCCGGTGGCAGGTCTTCACCAGCAGCTGCGCGTACGCCCGCAGGAACGGCGCGGCCATGGTCACGTCGGCCCGGTCCGGCAGCGTGAACGAGGCGTGCGCCCGGAACTTCTTGATCAGGCTGAACAGGTAGTCCCACCGGCCCGCGTTCAGGCCGCTGGCGTGCTCGCGCAGCTCCCAGAGGATCTCGTCCATCTCGAACGCGGCGGTGATCGTCTCGATCAGGACGGT
The Catellatospora sp. IY07-71 DNA segment above includes these coding regions:
- a CDS encoding SWIM zinc finger family protein — translated: MARRPSTGPHGSDMDAGRAVRGFDPDGDAGSGDFDPFADEPDATAHPDDAEDPGGGAEQRGWGWFPVSKPRLPADGIKARSQRGAIATTWWSRRFLAAIETPETASRLTRGKSYARTGQVLSLTIDHAEVRAAVQGSRPKPYAVYLTVPIYRPAEQERIVAALAGQAAFSAALLAGRMPEEIEEVFRPLRLSLFPAMHELDIDCSCPDWGNPCKHAAAVCFLLAERFDADPFDILRWRGLPREELLDGLREHRAQRIGTLPPELPPPRTAPIRSWAGSGTPGSCRRCRPSRTCPPTTCSAASARPGSRYAESTWRRCWPRPTRRWPPHAISLPTTPPTDNRPPPPSRTGSDRARPGRTGPGRVGPGPAGSGRVGSGRVGSGRVRPGRVRVGGDERPGQSAALGRPIATAR
- a CDS encoding DEAD/DEAH box helicase; this encodes MLVAHCVFSGEGGWEFWAEDAGLLSALPAQRGRRSQRPRPHPFAVQARALCDAFGLTEAEFGDAGWSVLALPAYRDRPCPSRELREAAPQAPVADHLGGWVVPTVRLEAGAALRLLPRLAPIGGATVRYAAALAEAAERLVHSGLVVPALDFDDEDGCFFASWRQAPSLQTAALRIPLLAAMPPAFRCWMPDEVGLGPAEWVLDAALDSLVDVLAGQAVDAAGLDLLPPQRGRAPRRAPAAEHWLTALTSEDNLLDPDETGQREVTALAERIETWQQGGRRGGGGLVRACLRLAAPADAASFGGPAAEPEDGDGWRLELLLQSQEDPSLVADAAEVWRLDGNALLFAEAGIDPQAELLAGLGRAAQEYPTLARALRDPAPVAVALDADGALAFLRTHAGAVAAAGVGVLLPAWWSGPRPQLGLRLTAQTPPQPGRVAKDSELGLDTIVEYAWQVALGDDVLTEAELTALAAAKTPLVRVRGQWVEVDQRRLADGLKRLARTRQRGMTARDVLKAGLLGDDADAGLPLVGVTATGWLGGLLHGADGAYAALPTPDGFGAALRPYQERGLGWLSFMDGLGLGAVLADDMGLGKTIQVLALLERERQTGATGPTLLICPMSLVANWQREAARFAPKLAVHVHHGAERLTGEQFRDAVAGVDLVLTTYALALRDQAELAEVGWRRIVVDEAQAIKNAAAKQSRAIRALPAPRRIALTGTPVENRLADLHSILEFASPGLLGSTETFKRRFAVPIERDGDEAAAARLRQVTGAFLLRRVKTDPTIISDLPEKIEMTVACNLTREQAALYQSVLDDMMAQIEAAEGIDRRGLILATLTKLKQVCNHPAQLLKDGSRIAGRSGKVARVEEICEEVLAAGEKVLLFTQFAEFGGMLAEHLAARFGQAVPFLHGGVDKKTRDRMVVSFQEPAGPSLFVLSLKAGGVGLNLTAANHVIHVDRWWNPAVEDQATDRAFRIGQRRNVQVRKLLCAGTLEERIDAVLQQKKALAEATVGTGEAWLTELSTQALRELVTLARDAVVE
- a CDS encoding NTP transferase domain-containing protein; its protein translation is MAVGGLLLAAGAGRRYGMPKAYAPVPGDGEMMVQRGLRTLREGDCDPVVVVLGAGAERAPQLPGALVVVNEDWPSGMGSSLRAGLAALPTQVDAVVVLLVDTPGITAEAVRRVGAGAGPATLRVATYGGDGGHPVLLGRDHWAGAAELAVGDVGARPYLARHEVETVPCDDVSDGADVDVPHA
- the allB gene encoding allantoinase AllB, translating into MNYDLILRSRRTLLPGGEQPADVGIRDGVIATVAGHQALTGHDVIDLAECALLPGLVDTHVHVNEPGRTEWEGFDTATRAAAAGGVTTIVDMPLNSIPPTVDPHALWVKRAAAAEQCYVDVGFWGGAVPGNLKSLPALHEQGVFGFKAFLIDSGVPEFPPLDPAGLADALAAVDALFVVHAEDPALVTEAHGAHFADFVASRPARAEASAVAAAIEAARHTGARVHILHLAAADALPLLAAARREGVRVTAETCPHYLVLDAADVPDGATQYKCCPPIRDRSHQDALWEALADGLIGCVVSDHSPCPPELKRGDFGSAWGGIASVQLGLPLVWTAARRRGHSLADVVRWMAANTADLVGLGRKGRIAEGADADLVAFDADAEFTVDAATLLHRHHVSPYHGRKLRGVVRDTWLRGRLAGAEPIGRLLERGRP
- the alc gene encoding allantoicase, translating into MTFEELLDLASRNVGGSVVAANDEFFAERDNLINPWAPTFTPRTFGAKGQVYDGWETRRRREPGQDHAVLRLGVPGVVHGVVVDTAFFTGNYPPEAAVEGCRLPGYPSPDELAGADWFPLVERAALHGDTRNRFTVSAGRVVTHVRLTIHPDGGVARLRVYGEPVPDPELLPDTCDLAAAEIGGRVTDCSDRFYGSPGNLLLPGLAASMGEGWETRRRRDDGNDWVRVRLAAPGVIRLAELDTSHFKGNAPGWARLTGGDGEPLLPRVRLQPDTRHRFRLAHDGPVGEVRLDIYPDGGMARLRLYGSLTAGARERLAAQWADREAGGG
- a CDS encoding XdhC/CoxI family protein, producing the protein MRDVLDDLLRWWAQGATTGLATVVRTWQSAPRRPGAAMLVGPGGEAVGSVSGGCVEAAVYEIAQQVAADPAAAPALERYGISDEDAYAAALTCGGTIEVFVEQVSRETFPQLGEVAAAIREGRPVAVATCVEPADSPRYGRRLVVWERGTAGSFGSPRLDDAVADDARGLLAAGRTGMLHYGVDGERRGDAITVFVNAYAPPARMIVFGAIDFAAAVARIGRFLGYHVTVCDARPVFATTRRFPAADEVVVQWPHRYLAGEAAAGRVDERTVLCVLTHDPKFDVPLLEVALRLPVAYVGAMGSRRTHDDRTARLREHGMTEAELGRLRAPIGLDLGARTPEETAVSIAAEIIAVRWGGTGATLTDVPGPIHHQGVLADR
- the aceB gene encoding malate synthase A; protein product: MTDILSPAAVEFVTELQRRFRPRRDELLAARARRQEELDRTGTLDFLPETAPIRQAEWTVADAPPDLVDRRVEITGPTERKMTINALNSGAKVWLADLEDANTPHWANVVGGQRSLFEAVRRTISLQQGDKLYALHPGPLPTIVVRPRGWHLDERHFEVDGSPGVAALVDFGLHFFHNAAELLARGSGPYYYLPKMESHLEARLWNDVFCAAQEMLDIPHGSIRATVLIETITAAFEMDEILWELREHASGLNAGRWDYLFSLIKKFRAHASFTLPDRADVTMAAPFLRAYAQLLVKTCHRRGAFAMGGMAAFIPNRRDPEVTATALAKVRQDKEREAADGFDGSWVAHPDLVPVCLEVFEKALGGQPNQLDRQRADVHVDANDLLDVSTVPGAITRAGLRTNIDVGIRYIQSWLNGNGAAAINNLMEDAATAEISRSQLWQWMHNGAALDDGTPITRELLEQLIEAEMATLGPDFATARKLFEQVALADDFTEFLTLPAGELID